CAAGGCTCAGTATAAAAGTAACAAGTGTCAGAGGGGATGATACTCGAAAGGTCCAATTGCCTCAAGTGTTTAAATTGTGCCTTAACTGGTAAAAGAACTTGTATTTCTGTGCCAACACAATTTGAGATCTTgctcttttctcctttaaaaaactCCTGTTCAGAGCTGCCTTTCTGAGCTTCTTGACATTCAGAATTTCCTTTTGTCACCCACCCCAGAGGGCAGCTGTAGTTTGTTAATTGGGGTGAATTCTGCCATTATTCTTCCTCTCTGCAGCCTTGTTTTCCTTCCAAACCAAAGGAAACCCCCCCCAGAACTGAACAAACCATGGCACAGTGTTAGGTCTGTTCTCTGCAAGCTCTGCCAACTTCCCTCACTGCTGATTGCAGTCAGCAGCTTtttctccccaggctgcagctaAAAAAGGATTTGTGAGGTTTGTAGGAGAACAGAACCAATCCACAAAAATCCATAAATCAAAACCAGTCCACAAAATCCCTCAATCCAGCCCAGGTGGAGACAAGGCCTGGCTGAGTAGCAGGACAGAAGGGCTCGGAAGGTCAGAGCTGGTGTGGATAAACACTGGGGATGGTGCAAACACTTCATGTGGAGTGTTTTAGGCCTTGAAAGAGGATCACAGATGCCTCATGGATGTCCCTCTGAAATAAGCAGGTGGCTCTCCAGATGCTTGTTAATAACTCAATAACCCATATCTTCCAGATAATCGTTATGTACCTTCAGGTATTAGAATGTGAACGTAACCAACACCTGGTCCAGACCTCATGGTAAGTTGATTTTCTTTGTTCTAAGAGACCAGAAGGGGCAGTAGCAGAAATATGTCACTTGAGGCACTGGGCAGCATTGCTCAGCAGTGCTTGGGGCCACCCCAGACAGCTCCACTGTCCTTGGTGTGCCCCAAACTACTTCCCAAATGTTGAGCGGCCTCTTAAGTTCGAGGCACTGTTTTAATGGTAAGGTAGCTTTCCACCCTGACTCCTCACTTCCCTCCTCTCTGCTCTCACTTTCCAGCTGAAGGGAAAAGGTTGGGTGGGTTTAGAGTTCTTCCCTTGGGGTCTTCTTCAGGGAAAACTTGGGTGTAATTCAAGTCTGTTCCCAATGCTGGGAAATGGCTTTTCCCAGGGCCTGAGCTTGATTTCAGATAAATTTCTTTTATCTATGTGGATAGTGCAAGATGTCAGCTTCTAAGACTGGATAGATGGATAGCCTGGATTCATATTTGCCAAGAAATGTTCTCTGCCTTACTGCTCTCGTTTAATAAATATTTGCTCGGGGGTGGGAAGCTTCTGTAAAATTCCACATCTTAAACTTTACCAAATAATGCTTTTATAAACCATAATGCTTTTTTAACAATACCAatggtctttaaaaaaaaaaaaaaacacctttagTGAATCCAAAGACCATATTTCTGCTGACTGAACTGTCTGGTACTGTGACCTGTGTGTAGAGAACCAGTTTTGACTTTTCTTTTCTGTACTCTTTTGATCAAAGGGTAGCCTCTGAGGGTAAGTGACTAAGACTTCTCCTCTGCTGCCCATGGTGCAGGGATAGCTGCCGTCTTCAGTCAACCCAAAGCTCTCCAAAGAGAAGGCTGGCTCTAGACAGGTGGTATATACATGATAGTAGAGTAACTGGCCAACTGCTTCTTGTGCttctatttattatttttttttactctgcattttttcattgtttgtATATTTGATAACCTGAGAGCGTTGAAgttctaaaattttatttttttaatgttctatTTCTCTTAACTGTTATAATGTGGTGTGTTTCTTATATGATAAAGCGAATTAAAGTGGGGTTTAAATCTTTAAAAGGGATgaattaacattaaaaaatgaataGTTTGAAAGATAAAATTATCTCAAATGTTTAAATGAAAAAACTAGTACACGTGTGAAGCTTGGACACAAGATGTGATGTTTAGAGACACTTCCCAGAAGCATTGCATGGAGCAGTGGAATGGGAGTTCTGGACTGCCAGGCATCTGCTGGTTATGGAAGGAGGGGAGGTGAGGGAGGGAATTACCCCAGTTGAAAAAGGGGTCAGGTGTTACAATAAACATCTGTGTGCTTGTGTTTGTTACTTGCAGTACCCGAAAACTGGTGGGTATCCAGTATAACTGGTTTTTGAAATGTGCATTTTTACAACATTACCTTTTTCTTAAGCTGTTGTGACAAGGATTCATTTCCTCCTGTGTCTGACTGAGCCCACAGGGAAGATGTGCAGAGGCCAAACTTGGAAGCTGGCATGGTTCTCAATTTGgcaaatcaggaaaaaaaagctctgcAGCTTCCAGATGTTCCAAGTCACCCTTTCCTTTATCGCTCCTTTGGCCAAAAGGTTTGTGCTCTCTTTGTAGTGAGACAAGAGCAGGTTTAGAAGTTCCTTTAACCCAGAAAGATGAGCTGATGGTCGGTATTGCTTTTTTTGGGACAGCAGTTGCTGTTTGTGTAAACAAGAattggggacagctggggcaggtGGGAGTTGGAAACTCCTGGGATTCCAATCCCTGCTCTCCGTCCTTGTAAACATTGCAGGTGCCTGGCCTGTGGTCTCTGCTTTGGATATCTTGggggtcagtgaatccttgTATACTGGGTACCCACATGGTTAATTATTACCTTAAAGTATTATTTTACGGACTTTTATGTCTGGTTTTAGTTTTTGTCCATCTGATACTTTATTGCCATATGTGCTCCCAAGTCTAGATCTTCTAAAGCACATCAGCTGACAGATTCACAGGAATTTACTTTGTGTATTTAAGGTTTAACAGCATAATGCTTAATTGTACTGACTGGAATATGTGCAATATTTTACAGTTTTCTCATTCTGTGAATATTCATTTTAAGCAACCTTACTGAAATGGGACAATTTGGAAACCTTATTTCATGTGCCAAAGAGGAGATCTGCCTGAATACTGACTGTTCTCCTGAACTGATGTTCCCAAACACCCTGATTTCTCCTATGGCTGACTTTTTGCATCAAAAAGAATTCTCTTCTGGATGGAAATGGACCCTTAAATGCCACTGGAAGTTGACCTGTGCTGAAGAGGACTGCGTTTCATGggagaactgctccaggagctgcagcttttgCCAGACACCTGGTTCTGCCCTATTGCAGGGGAACATGTGAACCTAAAATTCTATAACTGAGTATTTCTGAGCACACTGTATGTTGTCTTGATGAAAATAACTTGTTTATTGCATGAGAGCAGGCCAGTAGAGGTCCAGCAGCAAAAGTGAAGTTAAAATTGGTTCTCTTCTCACCACTGAATTTTCACCAGTCAGACTTTGTTTCTGTCACACATCCCTCCCCTTGAGGGATTTAttttagttatttatttttgttttagtaaAATCATGCAGCTTCTCTTTAGATTTACAGGAATATAATGTTGAAGTCTAGTAACTGAATGCAGAAAGAAATAGCCCTTGTAGAAGTAAAACCAAgtcaaaaacccaaaaaaagaaCCCCAGAGAGCTTTGCAGTGCCTTGCAACCTCCTGCTCTCCTGTTTTTCAGGAACTACATGAACGACAGCCTGAGAACAGATGTCTTTGTGAGGTTCCAGCCAGAAAGCATTGCCTGTGCCTGCATTTACCTGGCAGCCAGGACACTGGAGGTGAGCCACAGTGccgtggatttggggttttttcaagcCCTTTTAACAGGAGGAGAAACCTGAGCtttgtctctctctccctttcagATCCCACTTCCAAATCGCCCGCATTGGTTTTTACTGTTTGGAGCAACTGAGGAAGAAATTCAAGAAATCTGCTTAAAAATCTTGCAGCTCTACACAAGGAAAAAGGTTTGGTTCTTTTTCATGCTGGGAGCCCTCAGTGAAggctgcagctcagagcaggagtTGGAAAATTTGAGGCTGTTGAAAACCACAGCTGCAAGCCTGGAAGTGAACAAAGAGCAGTCACTGTCTGGGACTCCTTGGATTTTCATTCCCCTCCCTGGGAGTGGGTAACCAGGAAATTCAGTTCTCACAAGCAGTGCTCCTGTGTTCACAGGTGGATTTATCTGATCTGGAaagtaaaatagaaaagaagaaattggCTATTGAAGAGGCAAAAGCACAAGCTAAGGGTCTGGTACCTGAGGGAGTTCCAAGCTTGGATAACACATCGGGATTTTCCCCTATCCCAAAAAATGGTAAGTAGTGGATAACTCATTTTTAATAACTCTTTCACATCTTTCATGTATATTTACCCTTTTGGGAAGCATTTACAAGTGTGGTTTGGAgtttgttggggattttttttaagatggcTTCTAGCACTACTCAACTGGCAGGGTTTGAATAACACTGTGACTTGTGATTTCTTGAATCAGATAAAAGCTAAAATCAAATTAGTCTGAAATTAAGACTAGTTTAAACCCATATAGACCAGAGACTTGCTTTTATGTGGATTTGGCAATAAGCTCAAATCCTTGCCACTGGCATGTTGTGCTAAAGCAATATTGAAGCAGGGGTAACATTTTGGGATGCTGGGTGAGGAATTTGTTGGTTAAAGTTTCCAGTCGGGTGCAGGTCTCACCTAGAGCACAACATTCACCCAAACAAACTTCTTCCCCAGTTTACCTTTCAAACAATGCTGAATAATTGGCAAGGAAAGGAGGGtggttttctgccttttcttgcAGTCGCTTCAGTACTTTGGCAGAAAGGTTTCAGATgaatttctgccttctgtgaACTTGTTGAGATCTGCTTGTGGGtggctgtgtgtgcacacatgtgCAAAGCCCAGCTGTGCAGCTCTGGTTGGTGCAGACATGGGGTGAGGGGAGCCTCGAGTCCTTTCAGGGATTTTCCAAAGAGGTAACAAAGGCTTCTTGTTGCAGAGTCTCCAAAAGAGGCTAAAGGAAATAAACCTTCACCACTACCTGTGCAGGCCATGAAGAATGctaaaaggaaaacagagggaGCCAAGAGAACCAGCTCCAACAGCCCAGTGAATGGGTAAGGTTTCATAAGGAAGCAGCTGATTTTTCTCCCATCAGtacttgaaataaaataactgaGTGCTCCTTGTCTCTGGCAGCGtccagaaaggaagagagagcaGAAGTCGAAGTGGAAGCAGAGATCAGAGTTACTCAAGGTCACCGTCGAGGTCTGCATCCCCTAAGCACAGGTAGggtgtgctcccagtccctcccagtctcaTTTCCCAGTGCCAGCTTGGATAGTTCATCACCAAGAGGCCGAGGTGACCCAGCAGTGTGTGCTGCTCATTGAACTCCAGAGTAGCTCCAGCTGTGGGTGTTCAGTGTTCCTGTAACTGGAGTTCctaaaaatcagtatttttccaGTAGCCAGATGGAAGTTCAGGACAGAAGATGAGTTCTCATGGGAGAGCAGCAAAATGCAGAATGGAGTTCTTAAAATCCAAAAAACAAGG
Above is a genomic segment from Anomalospiza imberbis isolate Cuckoo-Finch-1a 21T00152 chromosome 23, ASM3175350v1, whole genome shotgun sequence containing:
- the CCNL2 gene encoding cyclin-L2 isoform X2, which produces MNDSLRTDVFVRFQPESIACACIYLAARTLEIPLPNRPHWFLLFGATEEEIQEICLKILQLYTRKKVDLSDLESKIEKKKLAIEEAKAQAKGLVPEGVPSLDNTSGFSPIPKNESPKEAKGNKPSPLPVQAMKNAKRKTEGAKRTSSNSPVNGVQKGRESRSRSGSRDQSYSRSPSRSASPKHRKSESYSTSSGSKSHSRSRSRSDSPPRQLNHSSSAYKGSKVRSYKKSKDCSKYSAHKARKSRSRSSSRSRSRSRERSDHSGKYKKKSHYYRNHRHERSRSYERAGHRYEREHPGHSRHRR